Below is a window of Brassica napus cultivar Da-Ae unplaced genomic scaffold, Da-Ae ScsIHWf_3041;HRSCAF=3836, whole genome shotgun sequence DNA.
ttggtacaagtaaGACAGGTACAGCGCAAGGACTGAGGCTCTCCCTCACGTATCTTTGTCCAATAGGTCCTGAACTTGTCTCTCCAACTCCTTAGTCTCTTCCGGGTTCACCCTATAAGCCGGTTTGTTTGGCAGAGCAGCTCCTGGCACAAAATCTATCTGGTGCTCAATGCCTCGGAGTGGGGGTAAACCGTTTGGAATCTCCTCTGGAAACACATCTTTGAACATGTCAAGAAGCTTAGTAATCTCTGGATGAAGAATTAACTCATCAGAACCTGCACTCAAAAGctccttaaagatcattagtagcatTGTGTGTTTGGTAGCAGCAGCCTTCTTACGCAGCTAGGACGGATAAGAAAGTTTGATTTAACagacttttccttttccttaaccaTTTGCAAATGAATTTCATGAACTTGTGCTGGGGTGAGAGGTGCTAAGCTTATCTTACGCTTATCATGCATGAATGTATACATATTAGTTCTACCATCATGCTTAGTTTCTCTATCCCACTGCCATGGTCTTCCTAACAATACATGTCCAGCTTGCATAGGGACTACATCACAAACTACTTCATCTTGATACTTACCAATGCTAAATGGAATGGTCACTTGTTCTTTAATTTTAAGCTCAACCTTATCATCTAACCACCTTAGCCTATATGGATGCGGATGCTTTGTCTTTTCTAGACCAAGTTTCTCTACCATGTAAGCACTAGCAGCATTAGTACAAGACCCACCATCTATGATAAGGTTACATACCTTGCCTTTTATGGTGCAACGGCTATGgaatatgttttctctttggATTGTCTCGGCGGGTTGGGTTGTACTAGGACGCTAAGCACACGTCTGATCATCAAGCTCTCTCCCACATCAGCATATTCAACCTCTCCATACTCTTTGAATCTCAGGTACTTCTCCTTCATCACGAGACTCATAGCCATCATCAGTGAGCAGCATAACCCTCTGGTTTGGGCATTCTCTTGCCATGTGTCCTCGGCCTCTACATTTAAAACAGGTGATGTCTCTGGCACGTTGGGGGTGGTAGTTTTGGCTGGCTCGGTTTTGTGTCCTTCGTGGGTTCGGTGGTGCGAGGCTTAGGCCGGCTGTCTCCTTCAACCCCTTTCCTTTGTCCACCGACTTGTTGTAGTTGCTATTGCTTGAATTCCAAGAAACTTGAGACTTGcccttggagctcttcttcttgATGTGTTGTTCAGCTTGGATAGCTAGATGGAACATGTCCTTCATGTCAGCATAAACATGTCTCTCCACCTTGCAGCTTAACCTCTCCTGTAAACCGTCAAGGAACTGAGCCATGGTAGCTTCCTCATCTTCATTAGGTCCAAGCGGTTTCTTAGTTTCTCAAACTCTTCATAGTACTCTTCCACTGACTTGCTGCCTTGCTTGAGTGCCCGTAACTTCCTTTGCAAGTCTCTGTGAAAGTGTTGAGGCACAAACCGTTGCTCATCGCATCTTTCATGTCTAACCAAGAGTCTAGTTGCCTCAGGCCGTTCCTTCTCCTATCGGAGCACAATCTATCCCACCAGGAAAGTGCATTGTCCGTGAGCTGAGCTACTGCCAAAGCAACTCTTTTAGGACCAGGGTGGTTATAGTAGGCAAAAATGTGATCCATCCTTTTCTCCCAGTCAAGGTAAGCTTCTGGATCAACCTTTCCAGCATAGCCGGGAGCATTCATCTTGATGTGCTCTGGCCCTTGGTTATAGTTTTGCTGGCGTGGAGCTCTCTGTGGCGGTAAGAAGTCTCCTTCTTCAAACCCTTGGTTGCGGTTTTGCCTGCGTGGGGCTCTTGGCCGGGGTAAGAAGTCCTCATCCTCTTCATCTTCTACGCCATAGTCATCttgttcctcagttctcctTTGATTCTGGTTTGGGGATAGAAAGGTCCGGGGTCATCTTCTGGTTGTTGATGAGTATTGCTAGCCTCCGGAATGTCATTGAAGTGTATTCCGGTTCTTCTTGGAGCTGTGCCCGTTGGCATTGTATTGGCCTGAGCTGTTCCAAAGTCAACTCGTCTCTGTGGCCTAATGACTGGCCTATGCTCAATCCGGTCCATCCTGCCTCCAAGTTCTTGTCTCATGTTCTTCATCTCTTCTTGCAGATCACGGAGAGCCTGCATCAAAGCTGCTTGAGTTTCATCTCCCATGGCGGCTGTTCTTCTTGGCGTTACCTAACGAGAAAGAAAACTTAGAACTTAGGTCGTggttgaaagaaagaaaaaaaaaatggaaagatgcaatttgattcttaataattttttttttttttaatcttaagaaattaatataacaaaaatagaaaagaagAGTGCAAGAAAAGCTTTTGGaaagatttgaaagtggaatataAAAAAATGGCAAGTCGGATATGCACTTAATACTAACaccttttatgattttttttttgaatgaaagaaGCGATCTAGAAACAACTAAGCTTGACAAGAATAAGAACAGGATGAACAAAACTctttttatggtttttttttttttatgaatgcaaAAAGAAATGAAACTAGTAACGAATGCAGATGAGAAAGATAAGGATAGATGCAACCTGATGCTGAAGgaacttcagctctgataccagaaATGATACAAGCCTGAGCTATCAAAGGCTGTATGTTCCAAAGCAAGAGAGAAGGAGCCGATCTAACACAAGGGTGATCGGATGGACTGATCTAATCAAACAAGAGGATCCGAACTGGAACTGTTTGATGGATTGAAGTGCACCACACGAGAGATGGAAGGCTCGTGATACAACACAAGGTTCCTCTAGGCCATGGAGGTACTGGTCTCacaaggcaaagagaaggaggcgagttctagcttgagagctctagggttttctttaaaagaaaagtttatgTTTATTCAAAGTCTCCCCAAAAGTGGGTCtgcgaaaacatataaatagaaccaagggaacaggctccacttTGGTCACGAAAatacaaataaggaaacaaactatagtgtaaaacatgaaataaggtcATGAGTTTCTTAGCCTTGGATCGAACTTAGCACTTGGtataagtgtgaagcaagttgtggcctcgttaaaaaccttctctggaaaacccatttgggacaaaaccaagagtaagggaaaaagagcacaccaCAAAGAGCTTAGCCTAGTTGCTAGATTCGTCCAAGAGACTTGCTAGGCAAGTTGATCTTCCATGGTAATGATCATCAGGTTGGTGTGGCCTTGCTCCGAGATGAATGGCCACATAACCTCACTTGATGCTTGTTTCTCCTTAGCTGGTTCTTCACCCTTTAGTTCATCTTTCTTCAAGCTTGATTCACCAGCTAGTTTAACCTGTTCAAGATCAGAAGCAAGTATCATGCTTTcattaaatttatgttgaagTATCTTAGCTCTTTGTCTAGTGATAGCTCCCTTGAATACGGTTGGTACTGGCACTTCTTGAACTGTCTCTGATTTGGTTATGTTGCTGATCATGTCCTGGATATCAGGTTCAGTTAGGTCTGGTTCCGGCTCTGGTTGAATGTCCTCATCACGTAGGGAGGAAATTTCTCAGGGATATACAGGAAGGTTCAACTGAAGCCGCTGAAGTGGGATGGTGAAGGCGAAGAAGAAAGACCTGTAGAGGCccttatgattcttaaatacggTGGTGTTCTAACTCACGCTGGTAGAAAACAGGTGTTTACATACTCTACCATTTAATTtgtcattgttatatatatatatatatatatatatgtgtgtttccaaatatggaagaattgtttaacttattgatgttttcttcatctgCATGCAGGCAGAGAAGAGCTTGgtagatataattttttgtaggtttctaattgaatttgctttctttatcgagaaatgtacttcataatttaatttatggataatatttcgatttttattatattttcttttaatatgtctacataaatgtttgtttattatttatggaaaaataatatt
It encodes the following:
- the LOC125602927 gene encoding uncharacterized protein LOC125602927, which encodes MVEKLGLEKTKHPHPYRLRWLDDKVELKIKEQVTIPFSIGKYQDEVVCDVVPMQAGHVLLGRPWQWDRETKHDGRTNMYTFMHDKRKISLAPLTPAQVHEIHLQMLRKKAAATKHTMLLMIFKELLSAGSDELILHPEITKLLDMFKDVFPEEIPNGLPPLRGIEHQIDFVPGAALPNKPAYRVNPEETKELERQVQDLLDKDT